One Thermicanus aegyptius DSM 12793 DNA segment encodes these proteins:
- a CDS encoding adenosylcobalamin-dependent ribonucleoside-diphosphate reductase, with product MNRTKLTGLSEKIFLDRYAMKDLDPDHIERGDTVIVLTKDDPKFPQKEVAEVLERSGERIRVRTRNGQELLIPLKDATKALETSPEQMWDRLAKAIAKVEKGEEKQTYWEKKFREVLEDWKLVPGGRIAAGAGVNDELTLFNCYVIPSPQDSREGIMKTLTQMTEIMSRGGGVGINLSTLRPKRARVHGVNGTSSGSVSWGGLFSYTTGLIEQGGSRRGALMLMLNDYHPDLLEFITVKQDMGKMTNANLSVCISNAFMRAVKEDLDWDLIFPDTSDPDYDQIWDGDIERWKAEGRKVIHYKTVRARDVWHTIIESAWRSAEPGVVFIDYYNQMSNSWYFNRIVATNPCGEQGLPPWGVCNLSALNLSKFVKEEEKEVDWEKLGEAVRISVRFLDNVIDATPYHFKENEENQKGERRIGLGSMGLAEMMIKLGIRYGSPESLTFLDKLYHFIAREAYLASTDIAEEKGSFPKFDAEKHLQGKFIQQLDEDVKEAIRTKGIRNVTLLTQAPTGSTGTMVGTSTGIEPYFAFKYTRQSRLGLDEQYVPIAQKWMEEHPGQPLPDYFVTAMDLSAEDHIRVQAAIQKWVDSSISKTANAPHDFTVEETKKLYELAFDLGCKGVTIYRDGSRDVQVLSAAKEEKEEKKEVHPQSGREEPQSTTQAAVGSAYKRRPKKLVGATYKMNTPLGKAYITVNELNGKPFEVIVNVGKAGSDVFAMSEALGRVSTLFLRFGELPDGNKARLLIKHLKGIGGSGAVGFGANRVESIPDAVAKAIEMHIDGIDENHSVAATVEETVFHEHVHDLQEELREKMNDDDGEDSLDLCPQCGAATLVNQEGCKNCISCGYTRCS from the coding sequence ATGAACCGCACGAAACTTACGGGTTTGAGCGAAAAAATCTTCTTAGATCGTTATGCCATGAAAGACTTGGATCCGGATCACATTGAACGTGGAGATACCGTCATCGTTTTAACGAAGGATGACCCGAAATTTCCCCAAAAAGAGGTGGCGGAGGTTCTGGAGCGATCAGGGGAGAGGATCAGGGTCCGTACCCGCAACGGGCAAGAACTTTTGATTCCGTTAAAGGATGCGACAAAGGCGTTGGAAACCTCTCCGGAACAGATGTGGGACCGACTGGCCAAAGCAATCGCTAAAGTGGAAAAAGGGGAAGAGAAGCAAACGTATTGGGAAAAGAAATTTCGCGAGGTGTTAGAGGATTGGAAATTGGTCCCCGGAGGAAGGATTGCCGCAGGAGCAGGGGTAAATGATGAGTTAACCCTCTTTAATTGCTACGTCATCCCATCTCCTCAGGACAGCAGGGAAGGGATCATGAAAACCCTCACCCAAATGACGGAGATCATGTCTCGTGGTGGAGGGGTGGGGATCAACCTTTCCACTCTTCGACCGAAACGAGCCCGGGTTCATGGAGTAAACGGCACGTCAAGCGGTTCGGTAAGTTGGGGAGGGTTGTTCAGTTATACCACAGGTCTCATTGAACAGGGGGGAAGTCGGCGTGGTGCCTTAATGCTCATGCTGAATGATTATCACCCCGATCTCCTTGAGTTTATCACCGTTAAGCAGGATATGGGAAAAATGACCAATGCGAATCTTTCCGTCTGTATCAGCAATGCCTTTATGAGGGCGGTAAAGGAGGATTTAGACTGGGATCTCATTTTCCCGGATACGTCGGATCCGGATTATGATCAGATTTGGGACGGGGACATCGAGAGATGGAAGGCAGAAGGGAGAAAGGTGATTCACTATAAAACGGTACGAGCCCGGGACGTTTGGCATACCATCATCGAGTCTGCGTGGCGAAGTGCCGAACCGGGAGTTGTCTTCATCGACTATTATAATCAAATGTCAAACAGCTGGTATTTTAACCGGATTGTTGCCACCAATCCTTGTGGAGAGCAGGGGCTTCCTCCCTGGGGTGTCTGTAACTTATCCGCTTTAAATCTCTCCAAATTCGTGAAAGAAGAAGAGAAAGAAGTGGATTGGGAGAAGCTGGGCGAGGCCGTTCGCATTTCTGTCCGTTTCCTCGATAATGTGATCGACGCAACACCATATCACTTTAAGGAGAATGAGGAGAATCAGAAAGGGGAGCGGAGAATCGGCTTAGGGTCCATGGGCTTGGCCGAAATGATGATTAAGTTGGGGATCCGCTATGGTAGCCCCGAATCCCTTACTTTCCTGGATAAGCTTTATCACTTTATCGCCCGGGAGGCTTATTTGGCATCTACCGATATCGCGGAAGAAAAAGGGAGTTTTCCAAAGTTTGATGCAGAGAAACATCTGCAAGGGAAATTTATACAACAATTGGACGAGGATGTAAAAGAGGCGATCCGCACCAAGGGGATTCGCAATGTGACGCTGTTAACCCAGGCGCCGACCGGAAGCACCGGAACCATGGTGGGAACCTCCACCGGGATCGAACCCTATTTTGCCTTTAAGTATACACGGCAAAGCCGCTTAGGATTGGACGAACAATATGTTCCCATCGCACAGAAGTGGATGGAGGAGCATCCGGGCCAACCCCTGCCCGATTATTTTGTAACGGCGATGGATCTAAGCGCCGAAGATCATATTCGGGTCCAGGCCGCCATCCAGAAATGGGTCGATTCCTCCATCAGTAAAACGGCCAATGCACCTCACGATTTTACCGTGGAGGAGACCAAAAAATTGTATGAATTGGCCTTTGACCTGGGATGCAAAGGAGTAACCATCTACAGAGACGGAAGCCGTGATGTACAGGTTCTTTCCGCAGCCAAAGAGGAGAAGGAAGAAAAGAAAGAAGTCCATCCCCAAAGCGGCCGGGAAGAACCGCAATCCACAACCCAGGCGGCTGTTGGTTCCGCCTATAAGAGGAGGCCGAAGAAACTGGTAGGAGCTACCTATAAGATGAATACCCCATTGGGGAAAGCATACATTACCGTGAACGAATTAAATGGAAAACCCTTTGAAGTGATCGTCAATGTGGGAAAGGCGGGGAGCGATGTTTTCGCCATGTCAGAAGCACTAGGCCGTGTCTCTACGCTTTTCCTCCGCTTCGGAGAATTGCCTGACGGAAACAAGGCCCGCTTATTAATTAAGCATCTGAAAGGGATCGGAGGTTCGGGAGCGGTCGGTTTCGGCGCCAATCGGGTCGAATCGATTCCGGATGCGGTGGCGAAAGCGATAGAGATGCACATTGATGGAATCGATGAAAATCACTCGGTGGCTGCCACTGTAGAAGAGACGGTTTTCCACGAACATGTCCATGATCTCCAGGAGGAGCTGCGGGAGAAGATGAACGATGACGATGGGGAGGATTCCCTGGACCTTTGTCCCCAGTGCGGTGCGGCCACACTCGTTAATCAAGAGGGATGTAAAAACTGTATCTCTTGTGGTTACACCCGGTGCAGTTAA
- a CDS encoding DUF441 domain-containing protein, which produces MLTGEIMLVVLIVIGLLGRSHIIATAASILLILKLTSLERFFPSVERRGLELGLLFLMMSVLVPFASGKIQWKDFSPLFTTLPGLMALLGGAIATYMNGKGLELLKLEPSMIVGLVIGSILGILFFRGIPVGPLMAAGITALFIQILRHFGI; this is translated from the coding sequence ATCTTGACAGGGGAAATCATGTTAGTGGTTTTAATCGTGATCGGATTGCTGGGCCGTTCCCACATCATTGCGACCGCAGCAAGCATTCTCTTAATTCTGAAGTTAACCTCGTTGGAACGTTTCTTCCCTTCCGTTGAGCGAAGGGGGCTTGAACTAGGGCTCCTCTTTCTCATGATGTCCGTTCTTGTCCCTTTCGCCAGCGGCAAGATTCAATGGAAGGATTTTTCTCCCCTCTTCACCACCCTTCCAGGGCTCATGGCCTTATTGGGTGGAGCCATCGCCACCTACATGAACGGGAAGGGGTTGGAACTCTTAAAGCTGGAGCCCAGCATGATCGTCGGATTGGTCATCGGATCCATCCTTGGTATCCTCTTCTTTCGGGGAATTCCGGTAGGGCCTCTCATGGCGGCAGGGATTACCGCCCTCTTTATCCAAATCTTAAGGCATTTTGGAATATAA
- the mntR gene encoding transcriptional regulator MntR, whose protein sequence is MRTPSMEDYLERIFTLIREKGYARVSDIAEALKVHPSSVTKMVQKLDKDEYLVYEKYRGLVLTPKGKKIGKRLVDRHQLLEEFLQIIGVSEENIYRDVEGIEHHLSADSLNAIGYLVQYFREEPERIKALHQIRECDKEA, encoded by the coding sequence ATGAGAACGCCAAGCATGGAAGATTATTTAGAGAGAATTTTTACCTTAATCCGGGAGAAGGGATACGCCCGGGTCTCAGACATAGCAGAGGCTTTGAAGGTTCATCCATCCTCGGTCACAAAGATGGTGCAAAAATTAGACAAAGATGAGTATCTGGTCTATGAAAAGTACCGGGGTTTAGTTCTTACCCCTAAGGGGAAAAAAATCGGCAAACGCTTGGTCGATCGACATCAACTACTGGAGGAATTTCTCCAAATCATCGGTGTTTCTGAAGAGAATATTTATCGGGATGTAGAGGGGATTGAACACCATCTAAGTGCAGATTCTTTAAATGCGATCGGCTATTTGGTTCAATATTTTCGGGAGGAACCGGAACGGATTAAAGCATTGCACCAAATTCGGGAATGTGATAAGGAGGCTTAA
- the aroQ gene encoding type II 3-dehydroquinate dehydratase, producing MKIQVIHGPNLNLLGQREPEIYGRMTLEEIDNRLSRLGKELGCEVFSSQSNHEGEIVDLIQKAGQQVQGILLNPAAYTHTSVAIRDAIAAVGLPTVEIHLSNIHKRESFRHHSFISPVAIGVIVGFGAYGYEIGLRALVHYIREEGKKIGK from the coding sequence ATGAAAATTCAAGTGATCCACGGCCCGAACTTAAATTTGTTAGGGCAGAGGGAACCTGAGATTTATGGAAGGATGACGTTGGAGGAAATCGACAACCGCCTTTCCCGATTGGGAAAGGAACTGGGATGCGAGGTTTTCTCTTCCCAGTCAAACCATGAGGGGGAGATTGTGGACCTCATTCAAAAGGCGGGACAACAGGTACAGGGAATTTTACTGAATCCTGCAGCTTATACCCATACGAGCGTAGCCATTCGGGATGCCATCGCTGCGGTTGGGTTGCCCACTGTGGAGATTCACCTTTCCAACATACATAAACGTGAATCGTTCCGCCACCACAGTTTTATTTCCCCCGTGGCGATAGGGGTTATCGTCGGTTTTGGGGCTTACGGGTATGAAATTGGGCTCCGGGCCTTGGTTCATTACATCAGGGAAGAGGGGAAAAAGATTGGAAAATAG
- the cccB gene encoding cytochrome c551: MRRILLLTGMLALSVILLSACGSGSNAPQNQGSAPPTGESGTTTEGQTAKVDAATVYQTNCASCHGQNLEGNVGPALNHIGATLSKDQILSTIKNGKGIMPANIIQGEEADAVASWLEGKK; this comes from the coding sequence GTGCGACGGATTTTACTTCTAACCGGCATGCTTGCTCTCTCCGTAATCCTTCTCAGTGCTTGTGGAAGCGGCAGTAACGCGCCTCAAAATCAAGGTTCGGCTCCACCAACCGGCGAGTCGGGAACGACCACTGAAGGGCAGACGGCAAAGGTGGATGCGGCGACGGTATATCAAACCAATTGTGCAAGCTGTCATGGTCAGAACCTGGAAGGAAATGTGGGCCCTGCACTCAATCATATTGGTGCAACACTTTCTAAAGACCAGATCCTTTCCACTATTAAAAATGGAAAAGGAATCATGCCTGCCAATATTATTCAAGGGGAAGAGGCAGATGCGGTAGCCTCATGGCTGGAAGGAAAGAAATAA
- a CDS encoding MBL fold metallo-hydrolase translates to MEITILGRWGAYPEGGEATAGYLMEHGETSLLLDCGSGVLSRLQERLPISHLHSCLVTHYHHDHVADLGVLGYAVMLQSRSGARKTPFTFYLPKEPAQEKERYLGIPGAQIVEISPEDELSIGGIRFTFLQTVHPIYTLAVKAEWGEKSWVYTSDTSFFEELIPFVKGADLLLAESNFYLGQDGSKAGHMNTGEVGRLAKEGEVKKVVITHLPHVGKQEDLVQQVRSVYSGPVYLAKIGDRYVI, encoded by the coding sequence ATGGAAATCACCATTTTAGGCCGTTGGGGTGCTTATCCGGAAGGTGGAGAGGCGACGGCAGGGTACCTCATGGAACATGGAGAGACCTCCCTCCTTTTAGATTGTGGAAGTGGAGTACTAAGCCGGTTGCAGGAGAGACTGCCGATTTCCCATTTACATAGCTGCCTCGTCACCCATTATCATCATGACCATGTGGCCGACCTGGGCGTTCTCGGCTACGCCGTCATGCTGCAGAGCCGATCCGGGGCCCGGAAAACCCCGTTTACCTTTTACCTGCCAAAGGAACCTGCCCAGGAGAAGGAAAGGTATTTAGGCATTCCCGGCGCTCAAATCGTTGAGATTTCACCCGAAGATGAATTATCCATAGGGGGAATACGCTTTACCTTTCTTCAAACCGTTCACCCGATTTATACCCTGGCGGTGAAAGCGGAATGGGGAGAAAAGAGCTGGGTATACACTTCCGATACCTCTTTCTTTGAAGAGCTCATTCCTTTTGTGAAAGGAGCCGATCTTCTCCTCGCCGAATCCAATTTTTACTTAGGGCAAGACGGTTCGAAAGCCGGCCATATGAACACAGGAGAGGTGGGAAGACTGGCGAAGGAGGGAGAGGTAAAGAAAGTGGTGATTACCCATCTTCCCCATGTGGGCAAACAGGAGGATCTTGTCCAACAGGTAAGGTCCGTTTATTCCGGCCCTGTATATCTAGCGAAGATAGGCGATCGCTACGTGATTTAA
- a CDS encoding M24 family metallopeptidase has translation MRNFFAENQIEALLVTSDRNRQYLSGFTGTTGYLLITEKEALFFTDFRYLEQAKEQSPHFTVIDNRRKMLESVAEEVKKRGLKHIGFEENHVTYGEYKSWLSRMEGVDWVPTAGLVEQLRLLKDEGEIQKIRKAAEIADSAFAHILAYIKPGVTENEVALELEYTMRKLGASAPSFDTIVASGYRSAMPHGRASNKKIETGELVTLDFGAVYEGYVSDMTRTVAVGEISPKLHEIYRVCLEAQQKGVEELGPGMTGQEADALCRDYITSRGYGEAFGHATGHGIGLEIHEGPTLSLNSEIILQPGMVVTVEPGIYLPGVGGVRIEDDLLITEDGSEIITKSKKELIQLG, from the coding sequence ATGAGGAACTTTTTTGCCGAGAATCAGATCGAAGCCCTGCTGGTTACTTCGGACCGGAATCGTCAATATCTAAGCGGATTTACAGGAACGACCGGCTATCTGCTGATTACAGAAAAAGAGGCCCTCTTTTTTACAGATTTTCGTTATCTGGAACAAGCGAAGGAACAATCTCCTCATTTTACCGTGATCGATAATCGCAGAAAGATGCTGGAGTCGGTGGCTGAAGAAGTGAAAAAAAGAGGACTGAAACACATCGGCTTTGAAGAGAATCATGTAACGTATGGAGAATACAAAAGCTGGCTATCCCGCATGGAAGGGGTGGATTGGGTCCCCACCGCCGGCTTGGTTGAACAACTTCGCCTTTTAAAGGATGAGGGAGAGATCCAAAAAATCAGAAAAGCGGCGGAGATCGCCGATTCGGCTTTTGCTCATATCCTTGCGTATATTAAACCCGGCGTTACGGAAAATGAGGTGGCTTTGGAATTAGAATATACGATGCGTAAGTTAGGTGCGAGCGCCCCTTCCTTCGATACCATCGTGGCTTCCGGATACCGGTCCGCTATGCCCCACGGTAGAGCCTCCAATAAGAAGATCGAAACAGGAGAGTTGGTAACCCTTGATTTCGGGGCGGTATATGAAGGGTATGTCTCGGATATGACCAGAACCGTGGCGGTAGGAGAGATTTCACCCAAACTGCATGAGATCTATAGAGTTTGTTTAGAAGCCCAGCAGAAGGGAGTAGAGGAGTTGGGACCGGGAATGACAGGACAGGAGGCCGACGCCCTCTGTAGGGATTACATCACCTCCCGAGGATATGGGGAAGCCTTTGGACACGCGACGGGACATGGGATCGGCTTAGAGATCCATGAAGGCCCCACCCTTTCCCTCAACAGCGAGATCATCCTTCAGCCGGGCATGGTGGTTACGGTGGAACCGGGGATCTACCTGCCTGGCGTTGGTGGTGTGCGGATTGAAGATGACCTCCTGATCACGGAAGATGGAAGTGAGATCATCACAAAGTCGAAAAAAGAATTGATTCAGCTGGGATAA
- a CDS encoding YqhR family membrane protein, which yields MKEKSDVANQEQKTRWLYALEVGFFGALIWSGVLYLLYWLRLSKLSPSHIAQGFLKPEYLFRWEGVFFSLILLALYSILVSFLYVYTLARINSPWLGVALGIILWSAMMGWRSMDWNTLASTLSIFVLYGVFVGYSLSAEFSSPEEIE from the coding sequence ATGAAAGAAAAATCTGATGTAGCAAATCAAGAGCAGAAAACAAGATGGCTTTATGCCCTTGAGGTCGGTTTTTTTGGGGCGCTGATTTGGAGTGGGGTCTTATATCTCCTCTATTGGCTTCGTCTCTCAAAGCTCTCTCCTTCCCATATCGCGCAAGGCTTTTTAAAGCCGGAATATCTTTTTCGCTGGGAAGGGGTCTTCTTCTCCCTTATCCTTCTTGCCCTTTATTCCATCCTTGTTTCTTTCTTGTATGTGTATACCTTGGCGAGAATAAATAGCCCGTGGTTGGGAGTGGCCTTGGGAATCATACTCTGGTCCGCGATGATGGGCTGGCGCTCCATGGATTGGAATACCCTTGCCTCCACCTTATCCATATTTGTGCTTTATGGTGTCTTTGTAGGCTATTCTTTGTCGGCCGAGTTCTCCAGTCCCGAAGAGATCGAGTAA
- a CDS encoding patatin-like phospholipase family protein, which translates to MLANGVFGGGGVKGIAFVGALKVCEEMGIEWNRLGGTSAGAIVSSLLAAGYRASDLEELMVQLDFSRIVERNFWDYLPLGRLVRMFFTLGMYPATYLEKWLEERLREKGVSTFADLPAGRLTVIVSNLSTGEILALPQDLQRIGFSLHELKVSRAVRISSSMPFFFDPIKARRNPVEYLIDGGVLSNFPVWIFDQDPPHGIPTFGFSLSGGKDKEKRYHKIRTPISMLRALFSAMLETQDMKYVENQDAVRTIFIPTPGVQSTDFHLTREQKDSLLRIGEEATRKFFRKRSIQRPPSTIIYTKKEE; encoded by the coding sequence ATGCTGGCCAATGGGGTCTTTGGAGGCGGAGGGGTAAAGGGGATCGCCTTCGTGGGGGCACTTAAGGTATGCGAAGAGATGGGGATCGAGTGGAATCGTCTGGGCGGTACTTCCGCCGGAGCCATCGTGAGCTCCCTCCTCGCTGCCGGATATCGTGCGTCGGATTTGGAAGAGCTAATGGTTCAATTAGATTTCTCCCGAATCGTGGAACGGAATTTTTGGGATTACCTCCCTTTGGGGCGACTTGTGCGCATGTTTTTTACCCTTGGGATGTATCCGGCCACCTATCTAGAGAAGTGGTTAGAGGAACGCCTAAGGGAGAAGGGGGTTTCTACCTTCGCCGATCTCCCCGCCGGACGGCTTACCGTCATCGTCTCAAATCTTTCAACCGGGGAGATTTTAGCCCTCCCACAAGACTTGCAAAGGATAGGCTTTTCACTTCATGAGTTAAAAGTGAGCCGTGCGGTACGAATCAGCAGTTCGATGCCCTTTTTTTTCGACCCGATAAAAGCACGCCGAAATCCCGTCGAATATTTAATCGATGGTGGGGTCCTGAGCAATTTTCCGGTCTGGATTTTTGATCAAGATCCCCCCCACGGAATCCCCACATTCGGATTCAGCCTAAGCGGGGGAAAGGATAAGGAGAAGAGATATCATAAGATTCGGACACCGATCTCCATGCTCCGAGCTCTTTTTTCCGCCATGTTAGAAACCCAAGATATGAAATATGTGGAAAATCAGGATGCGGTTCGTACGATTTTCATTCCTACACCCGGGGTGCAATCGACCGACTTTCATTTAACAAGGGAGCAGAAGGATTCACTCCTTCGCATCGGAGAAGAGGCGACGCGGAAATTCTTTCGAAAGCGGAGCATTCAGCGGCCTCCTTCCACGATTATTTACACAAAAAAAGAGGAATAG
- the efp gene encoding elongation factor P encodes MISTNDFKTGVTIELEGDPWQVLDFQHVKPGKGSPFVRAKMKNLRTGNVREDTFRAGEKVPRAHIETKEMQYLYSSGDEYTFMDMNTYDQINLSRKQIEYELKFLKENMTVYMIEYKGEMLGIQLPNTVVLEVTETEPGIRGDTATGGSKPATLETGHVVSVPFFINVGDKLIIDTRTGEYVSRA; translated from the coding sequence GTGATTTCGACCAACGATTTTAAGACGGGAGTTACGATTGAGTTGGAAGGAGACCCATGGCAGGTCCTCGATTTCCAACATGTCAAGCCGGGAAAAGGCTCCCCCTTTGTCCGGGCGAAGATGAAAAATCTCCGCACAGGAAATGTGAGAGAAGATACCTTTCGGGCAGGGGAGAAAGTTCCCCGTGCCCATATTGAAACCAAAGAGATGCAGTATCTTTATTCAAGCGGCGACGAGTATACTTTTATGGATATGAATACGTATGATCAGATTAATTTGTCCCGTAAACAGATTGAGTATGAACTAAAATTTTTGAAAGAAAACATGACGGTTTATATGATTGAATATAAAGGAGAGATGTTGGGGATTCAGCTGCCCAACACCGTTGTGCTGGAAGTGACGGAGACGGAGCCGGGAATCCGGGGAGATACGGCGACGGGCGGTTCTAAGCCGGCCACCCTTGAAACAGGCCATGTGGTAAGCGTTCCCTTTTTCATTAATGTGGGGGATAAGCTGATCATCGACACACGAACCGGAGAATATGTTTCCCGAGCCTAA
- a CDS encoding DUF1385 domain-containing protein: MANERNLYGGQAVIEGVMFGGKHVYVTAIRRKDNRIEYFEQPKTEQPWTRWLKKIPFIRGIVALIQSSANGSRHLSFAAEKYDLDDGDEDATEKTMGREEKTSWSFVLGVAVMGVISLIVGKIIFTGVPALLAGLLDPILYSVPQGTPWERFESNIIEGVIKIFLLLLYLYAISITPLIKRLFQYHGAEHKVINAYERGLPLTVENVKKSSRLHYRCGSSFIIFTAIVGVLVYSVFNYFFPYHTLWERILERILLIPVVIGLSYETLFLTNKMREIPILRYLGYPGLWLQLLTTKEPNTAQIEVAIASFNRMRELDESGLVQVR, translated from the coding sequence ATGGCAAATGAGCGAAACCTCTATGGAGGTCAGGCGGTCATAGAAGGAGTCATGTTCGGAGGCAAACATGTATATGTGACGGCCATTCGTCGAAAGGATAACAGAATTGAATATTTTGAACAGCCGAAGACGGAACAGCCGTGGACCAGATGGCTAAAAAAAATCCCTTTTATCAGGGGCATCGTTGCTCTTATTCAATCAAGCGCCAATGGGAGCCGCCATCTTTCTTTCGCTGCGGAGAAGTATGATTTGGATGACGGAGATGAAGATGCAACTGAAAAAACGATGGGAAGAGAAGAGAAAACCTCGTGGTCCTTTGTCCTGGGGGTTGCAGTCATGGGTGTAATCTCCCTTATTGTTGGCAAAATCATCTTTACGGGGGTCCCCGCTCTTTTGGCAGGTCTCCTAGATCCTATCCTGTACTCGGTCCCACAAGGGACTCCTTGGGAACGGTTCGAAAGCAACATCATCGAAGGGGTTATTAAAATTTTTCTCCTTCTCCTCTACCTTTATGCTATTTCCATCACTCCCCTGATCAAACGTCTCTTTCAATACCATGGGGCGGAACATAAGGTGATTAACGCCTATGAAAGAGGCCTCCCTTTAACGGTGGAAAACGTAAAGAAAAGCTCCCGCCTGCACTACCGCTGCGGTTCCAGTTTCATTATCTTCACAGCGATCGTTGGGGTTTTGGTCTACTCCGTATTTAACTATTTTTTCCCTTATCACACCCTCTGGGAGAGAATCTTAGAGAGAATCCTCCTCATCCCCGTCGTGATCGGCCTTTCTTATGAGACCCTCTTTCTCACCAATAAGATGCGGGAGATTCCTATACTCCGCTATCTAGGTTACCCTGGGCTCTGGCTCCAACTTCTTACCACCAAAGAACCGAATACTGCGCAAATTGAAGTGGCGATCGCTTCTTTCAACCGCATGCGGGAACTGGATGAAAGCGGATTGGTACAAGTCCGTTAA
- a CDS encoding MDR family MFS transporter, which yields MHRFEGASFFCHNKEIEKREQGDDMARENVLAKGQKETNRPIVLAAVMISMFMTAVESTIVGTAMPSIVSDLGGFSMLSWVFSAYLLAQAITVPIYGKMSDLFGRKLIFVIGVSLFLVGSFLSGFSQTMTQLIFFRIIQGLGAGAVQPIATTIIGDIYTLEERAKIQGYLSSVWGISAVIGPLLGALFVQIHWSWIFWINLPLGLMAMMGILSSLHEVFEKKKHEIDYLGSLLLFVMIISVMLASLQGGTAWSWLSWQTGFLLFLFLLGFFFFFVQERKAKEPIIPLHIWKNRTITFANLASLTTGGLLIGISSFLPTHLQGAMGYPPLIAGFALTAMSIGWPFASFFSGKMMIRYGFRTTSILGGGFLLLGSLFFLTLTAERGAVWAGLGSFFTGMGMGFSTTSFIVSIQSGVPWNLRGVATSTNLFMRTLGGTVGAAFLGGVLNTALARYLYGQGLPEEKASALIKQVNELLDPEKRVKMAEDAVKLLQGGLEGALHGVYWGMLLLTLLSLLFILLLPKEGEKMKE from the coding sequence GTGCACAGATTTGAGGGAGCTTCTTTTTTTTGTCATAATAAAGAAATAGAAAAGAGAGAGCAGGGGGATGACATGGCAAGAGAAAATGTTTTAGCGAAAGGACAAAAAGAAACAAATCGTCCGATCGTTTTAGCGGCGGTAATGATTTCCATGTTTATGACGGCTGTGGAATCCACCATCGTAGGTACGGCAATGCCTTCCATCGTAAGTGACTTAGGCGGATTTTCCATGCTTAGTTGGGTTTTTTCGGCATATCTTCTCGCCCAGGCCATCACGGTTCCCATCTATGGCAAGATGTCCGATCTCTTTGGAAGAAAGCTAATTTTTGTCATCGGCGTATCCCTTTTTTTGGTAGGTTCTTTCCTATCCGGTTTCTCGCAAACGATGACTCAGCTTATCTTTTTTCGCATCATACAGGGATTGGGGGCGGGGGCGGTCCAACCCATCGCGACCACGATTATAGGAGATATCTATACCTTGGAAGAACGGGCCAAGATCCAGGGCTATCTATCCAGCGTTTGGGGGATTTCTGCAGTGATCGGGCCTTTGTTAGGTGCCTTGTTCGTTCAAATCCATTGGTCTTGGATCTTCTGGATCAACCTCCCTTTAGGATTGATGGCGATGATGGGTATCCTATCCTCTCTCCATGAAGTATTTGAGAAAAAGAAACATGAGATTGATTATCTGGGTTCCCTTCTCTTGTTTGTGATGATTATTTCCGTCATGCTGGCCTCCTTGCAAGGGGGAACGGCATGGAGTTGGCTCTCATGGCAAACAGGATTTCTTCTTTTTCTCTTTCTTCTCGGCTTTTTCTTTTTCTTCGTTCAGGAGCGTAAGGCGAAGGAACCCATCATTCCCCTCCACATATGGAAAAACCGGACGATTACCTTTGCCAATCTCGCCTCTTTGACCACAGGGGGGCTTCTCATCGGCATCTCTTCCTTTCTTCCCACCCATCTTCAGGGAGCGATGGGCTATCCTCCCCTGATCGCCGGATTTGCTTTGACCGCCATGTCGATCGGTTGGCCTTTTGCCTCTTTTTTCTCCGGGAAAATGATGATTCGCTATGGATTTAGGACTACCTCCATTCTGGGAGGGGGATTTCTTCTTCTTGGTTCCCTCTTTTTTCTTACTTTGACGGCTGAAAGAGGGGCCGTATGGGCAGGATTGGGTTCCTTCTTCACCGGGATGGGGATGGGTTTTTCCACCACCAGTTTTATCGTCTCCATTCAAAGCGGTGTTCCTTGGAATCTCAGGGGTGTAGCCACTTCAACCAACCTTTTTATGAGAACGTTAGGGGGAACGGTGGGGGCCGCCTTTCTCGGTGGCGTTTTAAATACGGCCTTGGCACGGTATTTGTATGGCCAAGGGCTACCTGAGGAGAAAGCGTCGGCGCTTATCAAACAGGTAAATGAATTGTTGGATCCGGAGAAGCGGGTCAAGATGGCGGAAGATGCGGTGAAGCTCCTGCAAGGGGGATTGGAAGGAGCCCTCCATGGAGTCTATTGGGGAATGCTTCTCCTAACCCTATTAAGCCTGCTCTTTATCCTTTTATTGCCTAAAGAAGGAGAAAAGATGAAGGAGTAA